From a single Porites lutea chromosome 10, jaPorLute2.1, whole genome shotgun sequence genomic region:
- the LOC140950133 gene encoding uncharacterized protein isoform X1, with product MYVPSQGPLDATAIVGCAISLFFCVVSVVAFIFFRPRTEAFLIKQHLVYAVGLTQIVLLVSIGAYEKKEGCQAISVVLHYSASSCFTWCLVDSLYLYFNHTNSANPLRRNVFYLLLGWGFPLIILGMSLAIGFTTSSNSKGTVLSLYNCWDSDHIVWTFVVPALLIATLNLMVLCVTLHHLRQPSYDICARAVVEKRCTRYGLRTNSLMLLGLCLGWIFGILSFQDKDKDVVFQLSFGLVNGLQGIFLFFFHCVLNIDIKAYYQSGVHRCSHEDGCLTDRERSRRVNAQAQDPTGSRRKISTRSHAQDNIPLISVRAQSSSNQDENSAVSPPTAPKAEPQPLEVTVESKRESPPVEAEAAVERAPPKPDHDAYPSLPGTPEPHISEFEVKQPRRQSTPPDQLVSKRTKEVEGIGRRSATPTSLSNFKPLADDRSENYRSSHAAENLRDDPVKRLYKVHQRAGKSRSEPAIPAFDLHKPAQKQYSTHVDSKSDDRKLSVQSSHSTGSSEKKPRRTSRTTQSTPLNELESLFSNPYYVKPQRPSVSSLYGPGGGDRKNSYETVQGSRTSSRNTEETML from the exons ATGTACGTACCTAGTCAAGGTCCTTTAGATGCAACCGCTATCGTCGGATGCGCGATATCTTTATTTTTCTGCGTGGTTTCCGTCGTTGCTTTCATATTCTTCAG ACCGAGGACGGAGGCGTTTTTGATAAAACAACACCTAGTCTATGCTGTGGGACTCACGCAAATAGTTCTTCTTGTCAGTATAGGAGCCTACGAAAAGAAG GAAGGATGCCAGGCAATATCAGTTGTACTTCATTATTCCGCTTCGTCTTGTTTTACTTGGTGTTTAGTGGAcagtttgtatttgtatttcaATCATACAAACAGCGCTAATCCATTGAGGAGAAACGTCTTTTATCTGTTGCTCGGTTGGG GTTTTCCATTAATAATTTTAGGAATGTCTTTAGCGATTGGATTCACTACCTCAAGCAATAGCAAAGGAACAGT TTTATCGCTTTATAACTGTTGGGATTCAGATCATATTGTGTGGACCTTCGTTGTTCCTGCTCTTCTCATTGCCACG CTCAACTTGATGGTCTTGTGCGTGACACTTCATCATCTAAGACAACCTTCATATGACATCTGCGCCAGAGCTGTAGTAGAAAAACGATGTACAAG gtaTGGCCTAAGGACCAATAGCCTTATGCTACTCGGCCTTTGCCTCGGTTGGATTTTTGGCATTCTTTCCTTCCAGGATAAGGATAAAGACGTAGTTTTTCAACTCTCTTTTGGACTTGTTAACGGTTTACAG GggatatttttgttcttttttcactgtGTTCTAAACATTGAC ATCAAAGCTTATTACCAATCAGGAGTTCATCGCTGTAGCCATGAAGATGGCTGTTTGACTGACAGAGAACGTAGCAGACGGGTCAATGCGCAAGCACAAGATCCG ACAGGATCTCGTAGAAAGATAAGCACCAGAAGCCACGCCCAGGACAACATTCCATTGATATCAGTAAGAGCACAGAGCAGTAGTAACCAG GACGAAAACTCTGCTGTTTCCCCACCCACTGCACCAAAAGCAGAGCCTCAGCCACTAGAGGTTACAGTTGAGTCAAAGAGGGAATCGCCACCAGTGGAGGCGGAGGCAGCGGTGGAGAGAGCCCCACCGAAGCCTGATCACGATGCTTATCCCAGTCTTCCCGGGACACCCGAGCCGCACATATCTGAATTTGAAGTGAAGCAACCAAGACGACAGAGCACGCCACCTGATCAGCTTGTGAGCAAAAGGACCAAAGAG GTGGAGGGAATAGGTAGAAGATCAGCGACTCCAACCAGCTTATCAAACTTCAAGCCGCTTGCTGACGACAGAAGTGAAAACTATCGCTCTTCTCATGCAGCTGAAAACTTGAGAG ATGACCCAGTTAAAAGGCTGTATAAG GTACATCAAAGAGCTGGAAAATCACGCAGCGAGCCTGCAATCCCTGCTTTTGACCTACATAAACCTGCACAAAAACAGTACTCCACTCACGTGGACAGCAAATCAGATGATCGCAAACTTAGTGTTCAGTCCTCCCATTCTACAGGATCTTCAGAGAAAAAACCAAGACGAACTTCACGAACAACGCAAAGCACGCCTTTGAATGAG ctggaGAGTTTGTTTTCCAATCCATATTATGTTAAACCTCAAAGACCATCAGTATCTAGTCTGTATGGTCCGGGCGGAGGAGACAGAAAGAATTCTTACGAG
- the LOC140950133 gene encoding uncharacterized protein isoform X2, translating into MYVPSQGPLDATAIVGCAISLFFCVVSVVAFIFFRPRTEAFLIKQHLVYAVGLTQIVLLVSIGAYEKKEGCQAISVVLHYSASSCFTWCLVDSLYLYFNHTNSANPLRRNVFYLLLGWGFPLIILGMSLAIGFTTSSNSKGTVLSLYNCWDSDHIVWTFVVPALLIATLNLMVLCVTLHHLRQPSYDICARAVVEKRCTRYGLRTNSLMLLGLCLGWIFGILSFQDKDKDVVFQLSFGLVNGLQGIFLFFFHCVLNIDIKAYYQSGVHRCSHEDGCLTDRERSRRVNAQAQDPTGSRRKISTRSHAQDNIPLISVRAQSSSNQDENSAVSPPTAPKAEPQPLEVTVESKRESPPVEAEAAVERAPPKPDHDAYPSLPGTPEPHISEFEVKQPRRQSTPPDQLVSKRTKEVEGIGRRSATPTSLSNFKPLADDRSENYRSSHAAENLRVHQRAGKSRSEPAIPAFDLHKPAQKQYSTHVDSKSDDRKLSVQSSHSTGSSEKKPRRTSRTTQSTPLNELESLFSNPYYVKPQRPSVSSLYGPGGGDRKNSYETVQGSRTSSRNTEETML; encoded by the exons ATGTACGTACCTAGTCAAGGTCCTTTAGATGCAACCGCTATCGTCGGATGCGCGATATCTTTATTTTTCTGCGTGGTTTCCGTCGTTGCTTTCATATTCTTCAG ACCGAGGACGGAGGCGTTTTTGATAAAACAACACCTAGTCTATGCTGTGGGACTCACGCAAATAGTTCTTCTTGTCAGTATAGGAGCCTACGAAAAGAAG GAAGGATGCCAGGCAATATCAGTTGTACTTCATTATTCCGCTTCGTCTTGTTTTACTTGGTGTTTAGTGGAcagtttgtatttgtatttcaATCATACAAACAGCGCTAATCCATTGAGGAGAAACGTCTTTTATCTGTTGCTCGGTTGGG GTTTTCCATTAATAATTTTAGGAATGTCTTTAGCGATTGGATTCACTACCTCAAGCAATAGCAAAGGAACAGT TTTATCGCTTTATAACTGTTGGGATTCAGATCATATTGTGTGGACCTTCGTTGTTCCTGCTCTTCTCATTGCCACG CTCAACTTGATGGTCTTGTGCGTGACACTTCATCATCTAAGACAACCTTCATATGACATCTGCGCCAGAGCTGTAGTAGAAAAACGATGTACAAG gtaTGGCCTAAGGACCAATAGCCTTATGCTACTCGGCCTTTGCCTCGGTTGGATTTTTGGCATTCTTTCCTTCCAGGATAAGGATAAAGACGTAGTTTTTCAACTCTCTTTTGGACTTGTTAACGGTTTACAG GggatatttttgttcttttttcactgtGTTCTAAACATTGAC ATCAAAGCTTATTACCAATCAGGAGTTCATCGCTGTAGCCATGAAGATGGCTGTTTGACTGACAGAGAACGTAGCAGACGGGTCAATGCGCAAGCACAAGATCCG ACAGGATCTCGTAGAAAGATAAGCACCAGAAGCCACGCCCAGGACAACATTCCATTGATATCAGTAAGAGCACAGAGCAGTAGTAACCAG GACGAAAACTCTGCTGTTTCCCCACCCACTGCACCAAAAGCAGAGCCTCAGCCACTAGAGGTTACAGTTGAGTCAAAGAGGGAATCGCCACCAGTGGAGGCGGAGGCAGCGGTGGAGAGAGCCCCACCGAAGCCTGATCACGATGCTTATCCCAGTCTTCCCGGGACACCCGAGCCGCACATATCTGAATTTGAAGTGAAGCAACCAAGACGACAGAGCACGCCACCTGATCAGCTTGTGAGCAAAAGGACCAAAGAG GTGGAGGGAATAGGTAGAAGATCAGCGACTCCAACCAGCTTATCAAACTTCAAGCCGCTTGCTGACGACAGAAGTGAAAACTATCGCTCTTCTCATGCAGCTGAAAACTTGAGA GTACATCAAAGAGCTGGAAAATCACGCAGCGAGCCTGCAATCCCTGCTTTTGACCTACATAAACCTGCACAAAAACAGTACTCCACTCACGTGGACAGCAAATCAGATGATCGCAAACTTAGTGTTCAGTCCTCCCATTCTACAGGATCTTCAGAGAAAAAACCAAGACGAACTTCACGAACAACGCAAAGCACGCCTTTGAATGAG ctggaGAGTTTGTTTTCCAATCCATATTATGTTAAACCTCAAAGACCATCAGTATCTAGTCTGTATGGTCCGGGCGGAGGAGACAGAAAGAATTCTTACGAG